The window TTTTTGAAGTACTGGATCACTTTGGAATGCCGCTATGCAAATAAAGCAATATTTGTGGTAGTATGAACTTTAATTATTCCTTCCTGATGGCCTCAGGGCAGGGTAATATCCCCTTCAAATACCTTCTCGGCCGGCCCGCATAGATACACATTGGTATAGGTGCCGTCCTCATTACGGTCAAACTCAACCGAAAGCCTTCCGCCACGGGTGTGTACGGTCACGTCGTTAAACCCATACTCATTGTGATAATTGACAAGTGCACAGGCGGTGACCCCGGTTCCACAACTTAATGTTTCATCTTCTACGCCCCTCTCGTAGGTTCTTACCATGATCTCATCCTTTGACTGGACCTCGACAAAATTGACATTAATGCCTTCTTCCCGGAATGCCTCACTGTTCCTTATCTCCCGGCCTTTATGGAAAACATCGAATTCTGCCAGGTTCCGGACAGCTTTTACATAATGCGGGGAGCCGGTATTTAACACAGCATCACCATGGTGTTCCAGCACCTGGTCAACATCCTTCATCTTTAACCTCACAATTCCATGCTCATCTATTTCCGCATGATGGTCGCCATCGATCGCACTGAAAACATAGTTGGTGCGCACTATGCCACTATGGAATGCAAATTTTACAAGGCAACGGCCTCCATTGCCACACATGCTGCCTTCATGACCATCTGAATTATAATACTTCATTTCAAAGTCATAGCCTTCTTTCTTGTTCAGTAACATCAGGCCATCTGCCCCGATCCCGAACCTTCGGTCACAAAGGAAGTGGATCTGCCTGGTGCTTAGGCCTTCATACTCTCCTTTTCGGTTGTCGAGTATAACGAAGTCATTTCCTGTGCCCTGGTATTTGTAAAAATGCAAGTCCATAATGCTGATTCTTGATACAAAGTAAGTGACTAATGGTTTTGCGCCAAGTTCCCTCAAGCGATCTGCTCAATTATTCCCAGTGATTTAACGATCAGGTTATTGACGGCGGCTTGTCCATCCTTTGAAAAGGTCCGGGCCACCCGGTTGGCAACAATGGCATTCAGGCTAAGGCAATGATGTCCCATCAGTTTACCCAGGCCATAGATAGCCGATGTTTCCATTTCGAAATTACTGATCCGGTGTTGCCCGTAACGAAAACCGGTTAACCGGTCAACCAACTCCGGGTTGCTGAGTCCAAGCCTTAGTACCCTTCCCTGTGGGCCATAGAAGCCGGGGCAGGTAACGGTGATGCCATGGTGGAAGCCATCAACAAAATGTTTCAGCAGGCCGGCGGAGGCAGAACTGATATAGGGGTTGGAAAAATTGTGGTGGAATTGGGTCTGGGTACTAAAAGCCTGCAGCAATAATTTCTCCTCATCGTTTTGCTCATGACGGTAATAATTGAGCAGGTTGTCTATACCGAGCCCATGGGTTCCCGCTACAAAACCATCTACAGGAATATCTTCCTGGAGTGAACCCGATGTGCCGATACGGATAATATTTAATGAAGTGAGTTCCGGTTTGATGGTACGGGTTTCAAAGTCGATATTGGCCAGGGCGTCCAGTTCATTCAATACTATGTCAATGTTATCTGGCCCTATGCCGGTTGAAACTACCGAGACCCTTTTCTTGCCGATATAACCGGTGTGGGTAATGAATTCACGGTGCTGTGCCTGGAACTCAATAGTATCAAAATGTTTGCTGACCTCTTTCACCCGGTCGGGGTCGCCCACCGTAATAATAGTTGTCGCCAGTTCTTCCGGACGAAGGTCCAGATGGTAAATGGCACCCCTTCCATTAATAATTAGTTCAGATGATGCAATAGGTTTCATATCGTCAGCGTTAATGTTTTGAATTTTTTTTGAAGGAAATGTCTGCGAAAATGTAAAAATACCTATTTTCGTGCCCGTTAAAAAATGGTCCTGTGGCCGAGTGGTTAGGCAGAGCTCTGCAAAAGCTTCTACAGCGGTTCGAATCCGCTCGGGACCTCAAAAGGATCACAAATATTCTCAGCAATATTGTGATCCTTTTTTATTGCTACCTGTTGGTTACAATTAAATTATCATGAAGTACGCTAACTATATCGGGGCATTGACAGCTGCACTGGTCATCATGAGTTGCTTCAGCACCTGGGTAACCATTCCAGAGGCCGGGTTGACGGTTTCCGGGTTTCAATCGGCAGGTACCAATTTTGGTAAACCCGGGCTGATGAATACGGTCATGAGTTCCGTAGCCCTGGAATTATTCCTGGTGCCAAAGGTTTGGGCAAAAAGGACCAACCTGTTCTTTGCCGGGTTTAACATGGCATGGGCCGTCAGGAATTTTATCCTGATCACCGCCTGCAGGGCCGGTGATTGCCCGGTAAAGGCCAATGGGATCTATATCCTTTTATTCGGGTCCATCCTTATGCAGCTCATGGCTGTTTTCCCTGACCTTAAATTAAAGCAGGAAGATAGTTCTTCCCCTAAACAATAATCAATAGGTTTAAGCAGATTCGATCAGTCTTGCTACCCCAAAGGCACAGGCTGCGGCTGCTGCACCGATCAGGGTTACCCTCAGTGCGCCCCACCAGGGATTTACCCCCGTTACCTTGCTTTTGAAATAACCAAAAATGAACAAGCATAACAGCGTAATAAGGGTAGAGTATTTAAGTGCTTGAAGGGTGTCATCCACAAAAAAGTAAGGGGTAAGTGGTACTATACCGCCGATTATGTAAGAGATGCCAATATTGAAGGCGCTTTTCCTTGCCCTTGTAGGATCGGGCTTGTCTAGTCCAAGTTCGTATTTCATCATAAAATCGACCCACTTGTCCTTGTCCTTCGTCATTTCTTTCACTGCTTCATGCTGCAGTGCTTCACTGAACCCAAGGTTCGCAAAGAATTCTTTCACTTCCGCTTTTTCCCGCTCCGGTACCTTTTCCACTTCATCATATTCCCGCTTGAGTTCGCTATTGTAGTGGTCAATTTCTGTTTTGCCAGCCAGGTATCCCCCCAATCCCATGGCAATGGAACCGGCAGCGATCTCTGCCAAACCTGCAATTACAATGAGACTGGTGGAATCAACTGCCCCGCTAAGGCCGGCGGCCAATGCAAAGGGTACGGTAAGGCCATCGCTCATGCCGATCACTACATCCGTGATCAGGTCAGAACTCTGCAGGTGGCTTTCGATATGGTCGTGGTGAAGATGGGTATCCATAAGGTAAATATAGGAAGGATAGGGGAAGATAGCATTTGCCGGGAGTAGGGAGCGCTGCAAAAAAAAGCACCGGTATGTTCCGGTGCTTTTCTGGTATGTCCAATTTATTTGTAGTTATGATCAACCCAGGGATTGGAGGCATTTACCGATAATGGCAACGCATTCCTTGATCTGGTCAGCGGTGATGACCAATGGTGGGGCAAAGCGGATCTTGTCGCCATGGGTTGGTTTGGCCAGCAAACCTTCTTCCTTCAATTTAAGGCAAAGGTCCCAAGCTGCTTCTGGATTCTCGTGTTTGATCACAATGGCATTCAATAATCCCCTTCCGCGGATGGTGGCAATATAGGGTGAATTCAACCCGGCCAATTCATCGCGGAGCAATTGTCCCATCTTCTCTGCGTGTTCCGCCATTTTTTCTTCCTTCAATACTTCCAGGGCAGCCATGGCCACACGGCAAGCCAAGGGGTTGCCGCCATATGTAGATCCATGTTCACCCGGTTTGATGTTCATCATAACCTCGTCATCGGCAAGAACGGCACTAACCGGCAAGGTTCCGCCACTCAGGGCCTTACCCAGAATGAGGATGTCGGGTCGAACATTCTCGTGGTCGCAGGCCAGCATCTTACCTGTGCGGGCAAGGCCGGTCTGGATCTCATCAGCAATGAAGAGTACGTTGTATTGGCTGCAAAGTTCACGCACACCTTTCAGGTAGCCTTCATCAGGCACCACTACACCGGCTTCACCCTGGATGGGTTCTACCATGAAGGCGGCTACATGGGGATCCTGAAGCGCTTTTTCCAATGCCGGCAGGTTGTTATAGGGTACTAGTTCAAAACCTGGCATATATGGCCCGAACTTACTGTAGCTGCTGGGGTCAGTGGAGGAGGAGATGGCAGCCATCGTCCGTCCCCAGAAATTATTCTCGGCAAAAATGATCTTGGCTTTGTTATCGGGAATGCCCTTCTTAACATACCCCCAGCGACGGGCCAGTTTGATGGCGGTCTCGCCACCTTCAACCCCTGTATTCATGGGCAATACCTTGTCGTAACCGAAATAATGGGTGATATACCGCTCGTATTCACCCAGCAGGTTATTGTAGAAGGCCCTGGAGGTAAGGGTAAGTACTTCAGCCTGGCTAACGAGGGCCTGGATGATCTTCGGATGGCAATGACCCTGGTTAACGGCGCTATAGCCACTGAGGAAATCGTAATACCTTTTCCCATCTACATCCCATAGGAAAACGCCCTGGCCTTTTGCCAGTACAACAGGAATGGGGTGGTAGTTGTGTGCACCGTATTTGTCTTCGAGGTCTAAATAATATTGGGTCTTTTCAGATAATGCAATAGTTGTTTCCATACCGTGATGGTTTAAATATTAAACAGGAATAAATGAATTAGGGTCCGGACTACTCCGGATATCGGCGGGGCGGTATGGTCATCCTCGATGATCGAGGAAGTCAAGGTTAGCACCTAAGAAATCAAATATGGTATTAAGGGATTTGATATCCGATTGATTTGCGTGCAATATACTGTTTTTTCCTTTCAGGCCATTCAGAGGGGTTGGGAAATCACTGTCCAATTGGACGGAAACCAGTTCCCTGGCTGGTCCGGGGCTTTGTCAAAAATACCGTAAACGGTTGATCCCGTCCCGGTCATGGAAGCAAAGAGTGCGCCTTTGGTGTATAGCATATCCCTGATTTCCCTGGTGGTGGTATATTCCGGAATAAGGGCTCCTTCAAAATCATTGATGGCAATTCCTTGCCATTGATCGACCGGCAAATCGGGAACTTTTGCCAACTGGCCGGATGCCCCCCTGGGCTGGACCATGCTGAATGCCTCGCCTGTACTGATATGGATGCCGGGATTTACCAGGACAATATGCTTTCCCCGGAGTTGGGGGAGGGAAACAGGTGTCATGATCTCGCCCCTTCCTGTAGCGACCACAGGTTGATTGATAATAAAGAAAGGACAGTCACTGCCCAATTCCAATGCATAACTGATCAATGTATCCTTATCAAGTTGAAGCTGGAACAGCTGGTTGAGGAGCAAAAGGGTGAAAGCACCATCGGCTGAACCACCGCCAAGACCGGCACCCATGGGAATGGCCTTGTGCAAGTGCATTTTTACCGGCGATATGCCATGTCTTTCCTGTAATAGTTGATAGGCCTTCACGCAGAGGTTGTCCTCATTTGTACCATTTATAGCCAGACCACTGGTGGAGAAGGAAAGTTCGGGGGCCCTTACTGCTTCGAGGGCATCATTAATGGGGACAGGATAAAAAATGGTTTCCAGGTCATGGTAACCATCTTCCCGTTTACCCAGAACAAGTAAACCAATATTGATCTTGCAATTTGGAAAAACTATCAAGAAGGGTGGTTTATGGAAGCTTAGTCTTTCTTTCTGCGGTTGATCTCGTCCCTGATAGCAATGGCCTTGATATAATCTTCCTGTTCCAGCACTTCTTCCAGGAGGGTATTCAACTCTTCCAGGCTCATGGATTGCAATTCTTCATGACCGGTAGGTTCTTTTTCCTGTGCAGTGGTAGCAGTGGCCTTTTTCTTCTTGCCACTATCTTCCATCATGATGCCTGCGCTGTCGAGGATATTCTCGTAAGTGTAGATGGGACAGCCAAAGCGTACGGCAAGGGCCAGGGCATCTGAAGTCCTTGAATCAATCTCAACCGTATCGTGCTCACTTACACAAACCAGCTTGGAATAGAAAATGCCTTCCTGGAGGTCCGTGATCACGATCTCTGTGAGGTCCACATTGAAGGCACTCATGAAGTTCTTCATCAGGTCATGGGTAAGGGGACGGCTGGGCTGCATCTTTTCCAATGCTACAGCAATAGCCTGGGCTTCAAAGCCGCCAATGACAATTGGAAGGCGACGAAGACCATTAACTTCACCAAGTACAACCGCATAGGAATGCGTTTGGGTAATGCTGTGTGAAAGGGCTACTATTTCCAGTTCTATCTTCCTCATAATGAAGGCACGAAACTAAGGGTTTTTGGGAAATTTTCAGAGTGCGGGAAGAACTAATTGGGTAGAATGGCAGGTTGGCAAACCATGCTTTTAAGTAAAAAAATAAGGCCGGTTACCCGGCCTTAGAAAATCAGGCTACGCCTTTTAGTTTTTTTACTGCGTCAATGATCTTCGGCATCACTTCAAATGCATCGCCTACGATGCCGTAATCAGCGGCTTTGAAGAATGGAGCTTCCGGATCCTTATTGATCACTACAATTACCTTACTGCGGTTGACACCTGCCAGGTGCTGGATCGCACCGGAAATTCCTACTGCGAAATACAGGTTGGGGGCAATGGCTCCACCGGTCTGGCCAACATGCTCGTGGTGTGGACGCCAGTGGGCATCGGCAACAGCCCGACTGCATGCGGTAGCTGCACCAAGCAGGTTAGCGAGGTCTTCTATCATGCCCCAGTTCTCGGGACCTTTCAAGCCGCGACCTCCACTGATCACCAGCTCAGCCTCACTCAGCGGTACTTGTCCAACCACTTTATTGGTAGCGGTTACCTTAACCCTTGGGGCATCTACAGCAGGGGAGAAGCTTGCAACTTCAGCCGTTCCCTCAACAGTTTTGACAGAAAAGGCATTGGGCGTAAGGGCAAGTATTTTTATAGGGGTATTAATAGCAATATTGGCAAATGCCTTTCCGCTGAATACACCCTTCTTCACCACAAAGCCATTGCTGGTATCAGGGAGGGCTACCGCGCCGGCAACAAGTCCTGCCTTCAATCGGGCTGAAAGCCTGGGGGCAATGGCCTTGCCATTGGTATTGTTAGAGAGGACCACAACAGTGGCACCAGATGCTTCTACAGCTTGTGCAATAGCTTTTGTGTAGGCCTGGGCATCCAAACTGTTTAGGCTATCGATATCGGCATGATGTACTTTTTGGATTCCGTAATTGCCCAGTGTGCCCAGGTTATCACTAACGGCTCCCAGCACTACAGCTTCGGCATGGGTACCCAGTTGGGCAGCAACTGCAGCAGCATAGCTGGCAGCTTCAAAGGAAGATTTCTTGATATGACCTTCGGATTGGTCTATAAAAACTAATACTGACATGTTTCTTGTTTGGATAAGTGAGAGGATCGGGTTTAGAATACTTTTGCTTCTTCGTGGAGTAACCTTACCAGTTCTTCCGGAGTATCGGCTGAAACCAGCTTTACGCCAGCCTTGGCAGGAGGAAGTTCAAAAGAACTGATGCTGGTGAGGGCGTCAACAGCCACAGGTTCAACCACCTTGAGGGGCTTGGTTCTTGCTCCCATGATGCCTTTCATATTGGGGATCCTTTGTTCAGCCATACCTTTCTGGCAACTTACCACTACCGGCAGGCCCACTTCAGCAGTTTCCTCACCGCCTTCGATCTCGCGGGTAATGGAGGCTGTTGAGCCATTCAGGTCAAACCTGGTGGCGAGGGAAACATAAGGCATGTCCAGCAATTCCGCCACCATACCTCCTATGGATGATCCATTGTAATCAATGGTTTCCTTACCGGTAAACACCAGGTCATAGCCGCCATCCTTCGCTACAGAGGCGATCTGGCTGGCGATGGTGAAACTGTCGTGGCTTTCCAGGTTGACCCTGATGGCTTCATCGCCACCCAGGGCAAGGGCTTTACGGATAATGGGTTCGGCATCTGCTGCTCCAACTGTAATGAGGTGAATGGTGGTGGAGGGATCCTTTTCCTTTAATTCGATCGCACGCACCAATGCATACCATTCATCGTATGGATTGATGATCCATTGTACGCCATCAGCTGCGAATTTCGTGTTGTTCTCAGTGAAGGCTATTTTTGCCGTGGTATCCGGCGTTTTGCTAATACAAACTAAAATTTTCATACAGCTACAATTGTTAATCTGTAAAGTTGTTTATGCAACTAATTATACTACAAATATAATAGGTGTAAAGATAGGTTAGCAGTTCGCCGAAAAAATTTTTTGTGAACAGATATGGAAAGAATCAACAAAATACTTGAATACCTGCAGGCCAGTCCGGAGGACAGTTTTTTACAACATGCACTGGCATTGGAATATGTAAAGCTTGGGGACGATGAAAAGGCCAGGGGGCTTTTCGAGAAGATCCTGACCCATGAACCAGGTTATGTAGGGTCTTATTATCATTTGGCCAAACTTCTGGAAAGGACTGGGGAAACTGATCTTGCTATCCAATGGTATGAGAAAGGGATGGAGGCGGCCAGGTCCAAGGGGGACCATCACGCATTAGGGGAATTGCGTTCTGCTTATGAGGAGCTTACTTTTTAGCAAATGCCATCATGGGCTGCGTATTTTCTGGCTTTACATACCAGGCTATCGTACCGCCCAGAAGGAGGATACGGAAAATGAAATAACCCCAGTAATTGATGTTCCAGGCATCAACGGCGCTGGCACCATCTGTACCTGCGAGGTAGAGGGTTTCGATCACCATATAAACAAAATGGTAGAAGAGGAACCCGGAGATCAGTAAGAACCTGCTCAGAAATGAGGACCCTTCGCTGTTGATGGAATTCCTGTAGAGCAATAGCATAGCATAGGTGGCTGCCGTAAAGATCCAAACTGAAGGGAGCATCAGGTTCCAGACATAGTTTTTATTGGGTCCCTTTAACAAAAGGGTGATGAGCCAGGTAGCCAGGACTGGGGCTATACTAAACAGCAGGAATTTTCGGTACCGGTCATTTTCCCAAAGGAAATAGAAGAAGCCGAGAATACTCAGGGTGTCGACATGAATGGTAAGGTTGGACACTATTTCATAGATATGGGTATGCATGGGAAACATGAATGATACCAGGTATAAACTGATATTGTACATGGCATTGATACCCAAAAACAGCATGGAGGGCTGCTTCCAGCACTTTTTAAAGAGCTGGATGAGCAACATTAATATCAGGGCTACTAATGCGAGGTTGTCAATGAGTTTTATGATCGATCCTTGTTCTGGCATGTTGTTGGAAAAGGTTTAATCAGTCTTATTAAATCAGATGCTAATTTAGTAGCCGATCAACTATTTTTCATCGTAAAACTACGTGTAGAAATACGCGATTTTTTCGCAACAGAAATGCACAGATTAACAGGGGAATTCCGGAGGTTTATTGTGTCTGAGGGCTTGTTTGCCAAAGAACATCGTCTACTGGTAGCCGTAAGTGGCGGCGTGGACTCGGTGGTGCTTTGCCATCTGCTCCGTGAGGAAGGGTATTCCTTTGCTATTGCCCATGCCAATTTTGGCTTGCGTGGGGAAGAAAGTGAAGGAGATGAGACTTTCGTTAAAGACCTTGCCAGGGACCTGGGGGTAGAAGTGCACACCAGGAAGTTCAATACTGAGGACTTCAGAAAGGAACAAGGCCTTTCCATCCAGGAGGCCGCTAGGTATTTGCGCTACCACTGGTTTGGGGAATTGCTGCAGGCCGAAAGTAAACAATGTGCCTTTCATTGTATAGTGACAGCCCACCATAAGGATGACCAGGCCGAAACCCTATTGCTGCATTTGTTGCGGGGTACTGGTGTGGATGGACTGAGGGGAATGTTGCCCAGGCAGGGGTACATCGCAAGGCCGTTGCTTTGTGCCGGTAAGGAAGAATTGGTGGATTTTGCAAAGGAGCATAACCTGAATTGGCGGGAGGATAGTTCCAATGCAACAGATAAGTATACCCGAAATTTTATCCGCCAGCGAATATTGCCTTCTATGCAGGCACAATTCCCTAAAGTGGTAGATGTGCTGGATGAGACTGCATATCGTTTCAGGTTCATCGCGGATTATTACCACGACAGTATGGCTAGAACCCTGTCCAAACTGGTAGTGCACAAGGGTAAGGAAGAATTGGTGCCGGTCAATAAACTGGCTACCCTCCCGGGTATCTATGCCATTCTTTATGAATGGTTGTCGCCAAAGGGTTTTAGTTCCGCACAGGTAAAGGAAGTGATGCGATTGATGCAAAGCCAGACGGGCAGGATGGTACAGGCAACAGGACATAGGGTGATCCGTAACCGTGACTGGCTGGTGCTGACCGGCCTGCAGCAGGAGGAGTCCAGCCTTTTAGTTGTAGACGGACAAGAAGGAACCATTGATTTGCCCAATGGCTTGTTGCGATGGAAACTTTGCGCCAGGCCAGCTGGTGAGATCCCTTCTTCCCCCCATAAAGTTTGGTTGGATGCAAGGGAATTAAACTTCCCGCTTTTGGCAAGGCCCTGGAAGAATGGCGATTATTTTTATCCTCTGGGTATGCCCAAAAAGAAAAAGCTGGCAAGGTTCCTGACCGATTGCAAGCTGTCCAGACAGGAAAAGGAAAGTACCTGGGTACTGGAAATGGACAGGAAGATCCTCTGGGTCATTGACCAAAGGATAGATGACCGCTTCAAGGTCAGGAGTTCCACTACAGAAGTCTTGGTATTGGAATTTATCGCCCGGTAACTGCTTCGATAAATACCTTCATGACATCATAGTTCGCAATGACCTTGGCCATGATAATGGTATACAATACCCCGAAAATAGCGCCACTGAAATGCGCCATATGGCCAATATTATCGCCCCCACGTTTGGCCATAAAAGCAGAGAGTCCAAGGAAGATGAAACCAAAAATATAGCCTGGGATATCTATCGGGATAAAGAACAGATTGATAGGGATATTGGGTTGCAGGAGGATCCCTGAAAAGATAACGGCTGATACAGCACCGGATGCACCTAAGGCACGGTAGGCATAGTTATTCCTGTATTTAAAATAGTCCGGTAACACCGATACGATAATGGCAAGGACATAAAGTCCAAGGTAAACCAGTTTGGCCTTGTTGCCAAAAAGGGCAGGGTGTGAGAACAGGTAGATCTCTACGAATTCACCAAAGGAATAAAGGGAGATCATGTTAAAGGCCAGGTGCATGATATCGGCATGGATGAATCCACAGGAAAGGAAACGGTAATACTGGTTACGGGAATTGATCTGAGCAGGCCAGAACAGAAGGTCTTCCCTTATTTTTTCGTTATTGAAGGCGGTGAAAGAAATTACGCCGGTTAGGATAATGATCGTTAGGGTAATGCTAATCATAGGGGAAAGATAAACATTTTCAGTTGGCCATGCTATCACTACTCATGGTGATATTTTTCGTTCCTGAGGATGGTGCAGGCCCTGTATACCTGTTCTGCAAGTACAAGACGAACGATCTGGTGGGGGAAGACCAGTTTGGAAAGACTCCAGGAAAAATTGGCCCTTTGCTGAACGGCAGCATCCACACCAAATGCGCCACCGATCAGGAATACCAGCGTCCTGGTGCTTTCATTGGCCCTTTGTTGTAGTAGCATGGCCAGCTCCGGGGAGCTGATTTGCTTGCCCCTTTCATCCAGTAACACCAAATAATCATCTTTCTGTAAGGCGCCAAGGATGAGTTGTCCTTCTGCTTTTTTCAATGCATTGGGCTCCGTGATCTTTGGGGAATTGATGAGTTTCCATTCACAGGGATAATACCTGCTTGCCCTTTTTGTAAAATCATCAATGGCGGCTCTGGTGCTGCTATCGTGTGCCTTGCCGATCGACCATAATTGAATGCGCATGTATTCCTCAGATAAAATTGATAAAGGTAATGATCCCCTTTGAATCAGGGCTACTTGTCAGGCCGTTACAAGATTATCCCGGTTATGATCAGTACAGGGTGCTGGCGATCCAGCTTCCAATTCCCTGCCATGCACTTGAGGCCCTGAATTGCCAGATGATCAATATCATT is drawn from Flavihumibacter rivuli and contains these coding sequences:
- a CDS encoding bifunctional nuclease family protein, which produces MRKIELEIVALSHSITQTHSYAVVLGEVNGLRRLPIVIGGFEAQAIAVALEKMQPSRPLTHDLMKNFMSAFNVDLTEIVITDLQEGIFYSKLVCVSEHDTVEIDSRTSDALALAVRFGCPIYTYENILDSAGIMMEDSGKKKKATATTAQEKEPTGHEELQSMSLEELNTLLEEVLEQEDYIKAIAIRDEINRRKKD
- the dapF gene encoding diaminopimelate epimerase, yielding MDLHFYKYQGTGNDFVILDNRKGEYEGLSTRQIHFLCDRRFGIGADGLMLLNKKEGYDFEMKYYNSDGHEGSMCGNGGRCLVKFAFHSGIVRTNYVFSAIDGDHHAEIDEHGIVRLKMKDVDQVLEHHGDAVLNTGSPHYVKAVRNLAEFDVFHKGREIRNSEAFREEGINVNFVEVQSKDEIMVRTYERGVEDETLSCGTGVTACALVNYHNEYGFNDVTVHTRGGRLSVEFDRNEDGTYTNVYLCGPAEKVFEGDITLP
- the rocD gene encoding ornithine--oxo-acid transaminase — translated: METTIALSEKTQYYLDLEDKYGAHNYHPIPVVLAKGQGVFLWDVDGKRYYDFLSGYSAVNQGHCHPKIIQALVSQAEVLTLTSRAFYNNLLGEYERYITHYFGYDKVLPMNTGVEGGETAIKLARRWGYVKKGIPDNKAKIIFAENNFWGRTMAAISSSTDPSSYSKFGPYMPGFELVPYNNLPALEKALQDPHVAAFMVEPIQGEAGVVVPDEGYLKGVRELCSQYNVLFIADEIQTGLARTGKMLACDHENVRPDILILGKALSGGTLPVSAVLADDEVMMNIKPGEHGSTYGGNPLACRVAMAALEVLKEEKMAEHAEKMGQLLRDELAGLNSPYIATIRGRGLLNAIVIKHENPEAAWDLCLKLKEEGLLAKPTHGDKIRFAPPLVITADQIKECVAIIGKCLQSLG
- a CDS encoding electron transfer flavoprotein subunit alpha/FixB family protein, with the translated sequence MSVLVFIDQSEGHIKKSSFEAASYAAAVAAQLGTHAEAVVLGAVSDNLGTLGNYGIQKVHHADIDSLNSLDAQAYTKAIAQAVEASGATVVVLSNNTNGKAIAPRLSARLKAGLVAGAVALPDTSNGFVVKKGVFSGKAFANIAINTPIKILALTPNAFSVKTVEGTAEVASFSPAVDAPRVKVTATNKVVGQVPLSEAELVISGGRGLKGPENWGMIEDLANLLGAATACSRAVADAHWRPHHEHVGQTGGAIAPNLYFAVGISGAIQHLAGVNRSKVIVVINKDPEAPFFKAADYGIVGDAFEVMPKIIDAVKKLKGVA
- a CDS encoding rhomboid family intramembrane serine protease, whose product is MISITLTIIILTGVISFTAFNNEKIREDLLFWPAQINSRNQYYRFLSCGFIHADIMHLAFNMISLYSFGEFVEIYLFSHPALFGNKAKLVYLGLYVLAIIVSVLPDYFKYRNNYAYRALGASGAVSAVIFSGILLQPNIPINLFFIPIDIPGYIFGFIFLGLSAFMAKRGGDNIGHMAHFSGAIFGVLYTIIMAKVIANYDVMKVFIEAVTGR
- a CDS encoding nucleoside phosphorylase, with protein sequence MKPIASSELIINGRGAIYHLDLRPEELATTIITVGDPDRVKEVSKHFDTIEFQAQHREFITHTGYIGKKRVSVVSTGIGPDNIDIVLNELDALANIDFETRTIKPELTSLNIIRIGTSGSLQEDIPVDGFVAGTHGLGIDNLLNYYRHEQNDEEKLLLQAFSTQTQFHHNFSNPYISSASAGLLKHFVDGFHHGITVTCPGFYGPQGRVLRLGLSNPELVDRLTGFRYGQHRISNFEMETSAIYGLGKLMGHHCLSLNAIVANRVARTFSKDGQAAVNNLIVKSLGIIEQIA
- the ispE gene encoding 4-(cytidine 5'-diphospho)-2-C-methyl-D-erythritol kinase translates to MIVFPNCKINIGLLVLGKREDGYHDLETIFYPVPINDALEAVRAPELSFSTSGLAINGTNEDNLCVKAYQLLQERHGISPVKMHLHKAIPMGAGLGGGSADGAFTLLLLNQLFQLQLDKDTLISYALELGSDCPFFIINQPVVATGRGEIMTPVSLPQLRGKHIVLVNPGIHISTGEAFSMVQPRGASGQLAKVPDLPVDQWQGIAINDFEGALIPEYTTTREIRDMLYTKGALFASMTGTGSTVYGIFDKAPDQPGNWFPSNWTVISQPL
- a CDS encoding tetratricopeptide repeat protein; the protein is MERINKILEYLQASPEDSFLQHALALEYVKLGDDEKARGLFEKILTHEPGYVGSYYHLAKLLERTGETDLAIQWYEKGMEAARSKGDHHALGELRSAYEELTF
- the tilS gene encoding tRNA lysidine(34) synthetase TilS; its protein translation is MHRLTGEFRRFIVSEGLFAKEHRLLVAVSGGVDSVVLCHLLREEGYSFAIAHANFGLRGEESEGDETFVKDLARDLGVEVHTRKFNTEDFRKEQGLSIQEAARYLRYHWFGELLQAESKQCAFHCIVTAHHKDDQAETLLLHLLRGTGVDGLRGMLPRQGYIARPLLCAGKEELVDFAKEHNLNWREDSSNATDKYTRNFIRQRILPSMQAQFPKVVDVLDETAYRFRFIADYYHDSMARTLSKLVVHKGKEELVPVNKLATLPGIYAILYEWLSPKGFSSAQVKEVMRLMQSQTGRMVQATGHRVIRNRDWLVLTGLQQEESSLLVVDGQEGTIDLPNGLLRWKLCARPAGEIPSSPHKVWLDARELNFPLLARPWKNGDYFYPLGMPKKKKLARFLTDCKLSRQEKESTWVLEMDRKILWVIDQRIDDRFKVRSSTTEVLVLEFIAR
- a CDS encoding 23S rRNA (pseudouridine(1915)-N(3))-methyltransferase RlmH, whose protein sequence is MRIQLWSIGKAHDSSTRAAIDDFTKRASRYYPCEWKLINSPKITEPNALKKAEGQLILGALQKDDYLVLLDERGKQISSPELAMLLQQRANESTRTLVFLIGGAFGVDAAVQQRANFSWSLSKLVFPHQIVRLVLAEQVYRACTILRNEKYHHE
- a CDS encoding VIT1/CCC1 transporter family protein, which encodes MDTHLHHDHIESHLQSSDLITDVVIGMSDGLTVPFALAAGLSGAVDSTSLIVIAGLAEIAAGSIAMGLGGYLAGKTEIDHYNSELKREYDEVEKVPEREKAEVKEFFANLGFSEALQHEAVKEMTKDKDKWVDFMMKYELGLDKPDPTRARKSAFNIGISYIIGGIVPLTPYFFVDDTLQALKYSTLITLLCLFIFGYFKSKVTGVNPWWGALRVTLIGAAAAACAFGVARLIESA
- a CDS encoding electron transfer flavoprotein subunit beta/FixA family protein — encoded protein: MKILVCISKTPDTTAKIAFTENNTKFAADGVQWIINPYDEWYALVRAIELKEKDPSTTIHLITVGAADAEPIIRKALALGGDEAIRVNLESHDSFTIASQIASVAKDGGYDLVFTGKETIDYNGSSIGGMVAELLDMPYVSLATRFDLNGSTASITREIEGGEETAEVGLPVVVSCQKGMAEQRIPNMKGIMGARTKPLKVVEPVAVDALTSISSFELPPAKAGVKLVSADTPEELVRLLHEEAKVF